One window from the genome of Flexibacter flexilis DSM 6793 encodes:
- a CDS encoding ABC1 kinase family protein, with protein MKDQSRIPTNKVERATKFVATGVKIGGNYIKHYAKKAMNPDLSREELHKDNAADIYESLSELKGSALKVAQMMSMDKNLLPRAYSDKFQMSQYSAPPLSGPLVVKTFQEYFGKSPAELYDTFNLKASNAASIGQVHEATLKGKKLAVKIQYPGVANSISADLKMVKPVAVRLVGLNEADINRYMEEVETKLLEETDYELEVRRGTEISEACSQAIEGLIFPKYYPELSSKRIITMDWLDGMHLKEFLATNPTQEIRNRVGQTLWDFYEYQIHTLRQLHADPHPGNFLIRPDGTVGIIDFGCVKEIPEWFYHKHFALLNPRNLEDKDKILQLFYDLQFLYPNDEPREKALFFDIFVEMCNLLGRPFHTDTFDFADDEYFNSIYEYGENLSRMKEIKEQKVARGSKDALYINRTYFGLYSMLNELRANITTHSVFKTMTI; from the coding sequence ACCAAGTTTGTGGCCACAGGCGTAAAAATCGGTGGAAATTATATAAAACATTATGCAAAAAAAGCGATGAACCCCGACCTCAGTCGCGAGGAGTTGCACAAAGACAATGCCGCAGACATTTATGAGTCGCTCAGCGAGCTGAAAGGCAGTGCGCTGAAAGTCGCGCAAATGATGAGCATGGACAAAAACCTGTTGCCGAGAGCTTATTCCGACAAATTCCAAATGTCGCAATACAGCGCACCGCCTTTGTCGGGGCCCTTGGTTGTCAAGACTTTTCAGGAATATTTTGGCAAATCTCCCGCCGAACTTTACGACACTTTCAACCTGAAAGCCAGCAACGCCGCCTCTATCGGCCAAGTGCACGAAGCCACGCTCAAAGGCAAAAAACTGGCCGTCAAAATCCAGTACCCTGGGGTGGCCAACAGCATTAGCGCGGATTTGAAAATGGTAAAACCCGTAGCCGTGCGGCTCGTCGGTCTCAACGAAGCAGACATTAACCGCTACATGGAAGAGGTGGAAACCAAGCTATTGGAAGAAACAGATTACGAACTGGAAGTGCGACGCGGCACGGAAATTTCGGAGGCTTGCAGCCAAGCCATTGAAGGGCTGATTTTTCCCAAATACTACCCCGAACTTTCGAGCAAACGCATTATTACGATGGATTGGCTCGACGGAATGCACCTCAAAGAGTTTTTGGCCACCAACCCAACGCAAGAAATTCGCAACCGTGTGGGGCAAACGCTTTGGGATTTTTATGAATATCAAATCCATACGTTGCGCCAACTGCACGCCGACCCGCACCCTGGCAATTTTCTGATACGCCCCGACGGAACAGTCGGAATCATTGATTTTGGTTGTGTGAAAGAAATTCCTGAATGGTTTTATCACAAACATTTTGCCTTGCTCAATCCGCGCAACTTAGAGGACAAAGACAAAATTTTGCAACTGTTCTATGACTTGCAATTTTTGTATCCGAACGATGAACCGCGCGAAAAGGCGTTGTTTTTTGATATTTTTGTAGAAATGTGCAACCTATTAGGCCGACCATTTCACACCGATACGTTTGATTTTGCCGACGACGAGTATTTCAATAGCATTTACGAATACGGCGAAAACCTCTCGCGCATGAAAGAAATAAAAGAACAAAAAGTGGCACGCGGTTCTAAAGATGCCTTGTACATAAATCGTACATATTTTGGACTTTATTCGATGCTCAACGAGTTACGCGCAAACATTACAACTCACTCGGTTTTTAAAACCATGACCATTTAA